Below is a genomic region from Nilaparvata lugens isolate BPH chromosome 3, ASM1435652v1, whole genome shotgun sequence.
TTTTGTGGCACTCCCAAACCAATTTGAACTTGATTTCATTGGAGTCAAGAGCCCTGAGGGCTGCCTGACAGGATTAATATATGCTTATTGCAATAGCGCCTGGCAATGCCTATGTTGTCACAAGCCATGATGCCCCAAATCTCTGCCAGAAAGATGGTGCAGTGTTGTCCCAGACTTGCATAGACTTGTGTTCTAGGTGAATCACTGTACACCCCGTAGCCAGATTTCCCTACAATGAGAGAACCGTCTGTGTACCAGACAAGGCTGCCTCTTTTGGGATAGGGCCCTTCCTCAAACTTACACTCCTCTCTGGAGCAGAATTTAACAGAGAAAGGCTTAGTAAAAACGAACTCCGTGCTCATGACATCTGACGTCATCTCAAGCACAGGGCTGTGAGCAACAGCTTTGGCGATTGTGCAGTGGCCTGTTCCAGACAGGCCTTCTCTCTATTGGCTTGCAACTTTCAGTCGATAGGCTGATTTCCGTGCCTCTGccataataaaaatgttcaatggcAGTAAGCCAAGAGCAACTTCAATAATTGCTGACGGGCTGCTCCTGAAAGTTCCAGTGACTAGAAGTGCACCCAAGCTAAATAGGCGCTTATGTTGACACCTAACTCATAATTAAGTAACTTTTCTTGTtaaatacaatttataacaattttatttatgtGTTTCGATTATCGTTTTTGTTTCATGGCGTTTGTGAGTTAGGGTGGCCGCTAACGACATGATAAAGAGTGGTGGGCATGTGTGAACACACATGTTCGTCATGCATATTTCATGGCAGAaagttttgaacaatttttttgcGGTTAGGATTTTGTATCTTCAATTtttggttgtttattttttctacgCTGCTATTTAAGGGTGtatatttttaaatcattataatttgtattttcccagtggtttattcattgttattggttgtttattttatgttagaagctgcttacaaacagctgtttttacaTTCGGGTCCTTTCGCGTGAATGTCTTTTTTATTCTGTTCACACCTGCTTGACACACTTCCTGTCGTTAGTGTCCAGTCTAAGTATTTTATCTGATCATTAGCTTATGATTCCCATTATTTTAAacaactttattttataaatgaatttttcaattggtTTTCAAATCAATGTTTCACATATTAATTATTCGATTTACTATCATCTGGTCATTGTTTTCAGGCATAAATATATTGAAGTCGAGCTTCAAAGACAATGCAAATCTGCATTTAAATTGGCGGATTTGAGAAAAGATGACAATATAACGCCGACTTTGATGATAAAGTGTTGTGACCAGCTGCTAACCAGGAAGGAGCAGCTGAGGCCACTCCTGCAGGGCAGCTATTTATACATAACCAACTATTACTCAGTCATGTCTGATGGCCAGATCTGTATACCTTGGAACTTCAGATTTTAAACCAATAGTTATTCAAGTTGAATCCATGTCTTCCTATatattcatcaatgataatcatagaattattaattatatccAACTCTTCAGAGGGACTGACGACAATGTTAATTTCCCTGATGACGAAATACTCATGTATTAGATATTAAAATAGGAAGGATGTGAAATCTAATGATTTTTGATATCATCTGTATTCAGAAGCCTGAATACTGAATAACCTCTaccaaaattcaaataatgcATAGTATACTAGTaaccctgggttgaagaactcgcttatgaactgttgtattgatctctgatatccgcaacttgtaattatgcagggttggtgagaattattatggaaacagttaaatatttcttttacaagtatgaaaTGACAGTAGGGGAGAcatggggatcctattccaattgaaaaaagtattttctgtcgcttcaaaactttgaagccatcttgaatccgtcatatggatccaacttcACTTCAGCTTCAGCTTCATTTAGAATCaaacttaattttttcaaatgggaacgtagtcatgtgatacatgatttccattcagaatttcaaaagaaaattaatggcgaaacccgatatctcgaaccgtttcaatgatctcaacatttaaagatactaataaatgatacaagaatgaaataaaatgagtacctacattgaataataaagTGTTGGTGAACACTAATAGTAGCTTCTAATTACAAATTTAACACTTTGAACAAAACATTTGTCATAACGAATTTGTCAAcgtcatagcaactgctatcagaagtaatattattaattacgcGTATGTTACAGGCAGTCAATACTACCAAGTAGCATCAgcttttttaaataaatggGAAAACTACAGAAATAGCGTGTGCAATAAATTCCAGCTGACTAAAATTATAGATCACGACAAATTCTTTTCTTatgtactttcaatgttatttttatatcccgaagaaggacgaaggagtaagtcaattttgttgtccaacgaacatGCCATGTAAAAatgttcgaagaatacgtgttcaaaatttgaaactgattgatcagttttttctaaagttattgtagaacatacaagcAGACGAAGAATGACTTTGGCCTTGAGTAAGAACTCGCTGACGCTtgttcaattaatttaattctgTAATGTTGATATTTATATCTATACTGTATTTATATCTAGACTGTGATTTATTGTTTTAAACTACTAACATAGCCTTTATTCTGGACTACAACTAATAAATCTGAACTTAGGAAAGAAACTATTCTGGATGAATTATCATGTTTCTTCCTAATCATTGTTATAATTTGCGTTCCGATTAATGAGAAGAAGGTGGTTacaaatatgaaataatttactaaataCAAAAAGTGTTTGGTCTTGGAGAGCTTTATTGGAGCTATCAATTTTTTATCAGTGTTTAGtctctaggtatgaatttaattctggataatttattatgtttcttAATAAAAATTGTCATAATTTGCGTTCTGATGAATGAGAAAAAGgtgtttcaaataatttactTAGAAGAGTGTTTGTTCTTTGAGAGCCTTATGGGAGCTATCAATATATCCGTGTTTAGTCTCTAAGCATGAATTTAATgtaacaatatttctaaatgagaGAATTCTCAGatgagaataatatattatctcaCCTTTTAATGAAGGATTTTCAAATAAGTTGATCAATCCGATAAACCCAAAAATCATTGGTTTTTATAAAACACTTTTTCATATTGCGGATTATGCTCACATGCTTGTGTGTGGATAATAAAAAGTGCGAGGGTGATTTGATTAGATGATCAAAGATCCATGCCTACCGGCGGAATCGAATCCACGACCAGGTAacgctagcagactgaaggaaGCAACGCCTTAGTCGTTTCAGCTATCCTGGCCAGCAAATGTaatatacatttcaaaaaaaaaaacattaaaacaaaaatgttataacaATTTCACTGGGAatcgaaaaataaaaattgttatcaaattatatattaaacaaaattttaatatttcaaaaaaataatagttattttattACACCTTATGGATGCTCTACGTTTAGAGATATAATAGTGTTGTTTATTGAACTTTTACTCGTTATTCAGAAAAGAGAATTCTCAATACTGGGAGGGAGCAGATTACAATATGATACCGTGAACTTTTTCATAAGTTGAATGGGAAAATCCAGaatggaaaattaatattaaaacttGATGTTCGGGGAATTTTCATAGTAGCCAAATACAAGTACGAGTGATTCAACTATGATTTCTGATTTCATAGATGAAACCAACAATGACTACATGTTAAGTCCGGCAGGATCCAAGGTGAAATGATTGTTTCATGGGAttagtttatttttgattgatttttgaacTTTTGGTAGCTATAGTTGTTGTTGATTTTAGCTGGCATCACCTCCTATTTGAATTAGTTCCACCACCAAGTCTCATCACAAATTTGGCAAGTGCTTTCCGTGTTCAATTTAAAACAAATCAAGATTTTCAGAAAAGTTTATTGGTTACTATATAATTACAAAGATTATACATACTATACACATTACAGGCCAAACCAACCTGGTACGCCTGGCCTTTTTTTACACTTGGAAGTAAAGCCCACATACCCTTTACGCAGCTCTTTTCTATGCTTTGCTAAAGCttcatcttccttctccttgACTTCTTCCGGAAATACTTCTGGAAATTCAAATTCTGCCCCGCGTGGCTGAAATATTAATTGAACCTCATTAGAATTTCCAGAGTAGACTCCCTAATAGCGTTTTTATTTACTTTTCATGTATGATATTGCACATATATACATATGTATTCATTCAGCGTACAAATTTCACGGAACAATTACAAAAGCATTTCAAGATCATAATAAAGACGGTTTGTACAACAAATCGAAATAATTAcctaaatatataatattacaataaaaataatttcgaGTGACcgggctggctcaggtctggtgtcagagttttcgcaactgatcaatttcagggcctctgacatgacctaacgactgctttttaggcagccgggaccgacggcttaacgtgtccatccgaaacacgggagtggcccaaaataaatatcttgcccgggccgggatttgaacccgggcctttgaatcataaagccagcatctgatccactcgactacggccactccataatattacaatattatatatatattggaaataatataatatatgctaTTGAGCCCCCTGTGCTGGAGACTCGTTCAAATGCCGAATAGTGCTATTGAGTTATTGATTgcatgtttgttgaaaattagaaattaattgCTGAAAACGATCAAATATATGGTAAGTTATCGTCGAACAAACGGACAACAAATTATGCCTCAAGTCAAAAGTAGGATATTACTACGCtaattcaattatatattatattacaatatataagggaatattacaaattattgtcAATAGTACGctattattgatatcaataataatgattattgatatcaataataatgattattattattattgatgtcccagaaaaattgagttatttttcatttcaagatcGTAATAAAGACGGTTTGTCCAACAAATCGAAATAATTACCAATGTGACAAGTGCTCTTCTGTAATCATCATCCTTGATGACATACTGATGATCTGGTTGTTTCTTGAATTCCCCTGAAAAAAGTGGAGGCTTTAATTAAGAAGCATGTCAAGTGAGAAATAATTATACCGTAGTCATTATAGTAAATGATAAAGATCATAAATGAAATTCATTACTGCGATTGCTGCAGATTTCGACCTGTAATAACCACATGCTTGATTTGTAGATGAGATTATTTacaagaatactacaataaagtGAAAATCACGTTATTAAGAAAGCtactgattaacattggtttgctgtCATTGAACAAAACAGATAtatctatccttttctagctctgcatcGTTTCCAGATTGTCTTTAGACCATGTAGAAATCAATCAAACGTTTACctatttatcaagaaaaatttacaatgaactataataatagatattataatctgaaaaatgaaaattttgctTAGTTTGTATTCCTCTTTTTAATTACTATTCCTCTTTTTAATGATAATGAAGTCCAAAAGGTTATGTGTGTGTCACATTTCTGATCCGAGAATACCCCTTGAGAATAATTGACATATGATAACAATAACTTTTACTGTGGGGACATGCGGCGGGCTGCAAGAGTGTGCTGATGCTCCAGAAGAAGGCACTTCGAGTAATCACATCAGTGGGGTATCGTGAGCACTGTCGACCCATCTTTGTGGAACTGGCCATCCTCACGATCTACAACCAGTACATACTCTTCAGTTTGCTGCATGTCAAGAACACCGAGAGCAGTCAAGTCCTTAGATCGGATCTACACGGTTATAATACAAGGAGGAGGTTTGCAATGGATATTCCACACTGCAGATCTAGTAAGAGGAAAGACTGTTTCCCCATTTTTGCCCTTCGCTTGTTCAACGAACTACCTACCTTTCAATGTGAGGAATCTGCAAGGAAGTgacttcaaaattaaaatagtgACGTGGCTGAAGAATAACCCATTCTACACCATGAGTGAATATTTCGATGCACACAAGGACAACATAGCCTGACCTGCCATCTTAAAAGTAAATTCATGACGCCATCTATCCAGTTCACTGGTCtttgatgaagaaaaaggaaTAAGGAAATTTCGAATTTAGTAATGGTAGAAGGCCAAAGAATACACTTGAAAgcttaataatttcaataatattgattttaaaaaatttgaaccGAAAATTTATAAACATCCACAAGCTACACCATAACAGTAGAATATAGGTAATGAATTATCAacatattcaatctcaattatgaaaatctattattaaattattgaaataaatattttttgtcgaataaaatataattgaacattattaataagaaggaaccattaataataaataagatatTCCGGGAAGAGTTGAATCATGTTATCTACTATATATTAAGGTGGTGGAAATATGAAAATCGGCAACTCTGTTGtagtcctatcatttccactatTAGTTTAAATAAACCagtgtttttgacaacatcaagttgttttcatttaatatggatTTTTATATAGTCACCTTCACGActcaaaaagggaaatttttacACAATGTCTTAGTACTTTATATACTGTCATTTCAACATCGATACACCATGCCCTAATCTAGACTATTCTTAATTCTTAAACGTCATTATTCCTCCAATCCCATTAGTATAGTACGCGTCCCATAGCTTTGCTtccgtgactttgaaacggcataatatgcaaggtatggttcgcggggtgaTATTCGTACTTTTAGAAAAACATGCTCCAGAGTGCCTAGATCCCTAGAAGGAGGAAGCTTCCTACAGAGTTGAGGTCGAtatttttgaatgggtagtattaaagtctagtggccctccgccgaAAGGCAAAGGTATATGACCCGGactataatattttgaaaaactgGAATTACTGTAACTGTTGATATCTCTGAGACTACTGTGTGTACTATATATGTTTTTAACAGATTCCTTGATTGGCTGTTTTGTCATTCACAGATTTCTCGTCGCCAAATATTAGCCGGTTTTCGGCACACAATACAGTACCGGTTTTCACACTCAACGACACCGATCCAATTTCTGTGATCTTAGCAGCTTAGCATATGGCAGGGCTACGACGACATCTTTGGTGACTGTAAAAGCTGCTACATTTGAGACCATGTTATTTCGTTTCCCACAACACCGTTGTTATTTCAAACCCACAACACTGAAGGCTGATATCAGGGCTAAAGATTTTATCAATCTCCTTCGATCCTTGGACATGTATCTGGCCAACTGGCAGCCCACTAGACTCGATGCCATATAATATTGGACAATGTGGCTTCAACCCTGAGGATTGATGACTGCATTAGGTGCTCTCCCTTAAACCTTTTCCTCAGTGACCACCTGGAACTCGAATGCACAGTTGAGGTGTCCGGTCTGGTGTCTGAGCCTGTGAGGCATCAGCGGCATGTTTGGGTGAGGCCCATTACACAGTGTGGACAGCAACGTTTCCTCCAGCTCCTGGATAACATCAACTGGGACCTGCTGTTGGTTCACCCCTGTGCTGAGCTGAATTTTACATCATTCTTCAATGAGTTCCTGTGCATCTTCAATGGCTGTTTTCCTCTAAAGAGGATCCTCCAGGGACAAAGTAAGAGGCATGGAGTGGCCTGGGTCACAGATGGACTGCTTGATTTGCGTGACCTGATGCTTGTGGCATATGAGAAATTTCGAGCTGATAGACTTCCATCTTCGAGGAGAATCTACTCTGGCCTGAAAAAGTCTTACCAGCAGGCAGTTAGGATGGCCAGATTGCAGTTCCCAAATTGACCGGTCTCCCAAAAAGTGCAAGGCTGCCTGGAGTATTATCAGAGCAAGTGCGGGTTCTTCAGTGCCATCTACTATTCCTGTTTCTGCGGATGATCTGCATGACACCTGGACTGACTCGATTCATAGGATCCGTGGGGGGATCCAAGCTTCCTCCTCAGTGGCGGTGGACCTGCTGGCTGCCTCAGTTCGCCCTCCAGACTCTCAGCTCCTGACCTGACGCCCTGTGACGTGTGAGGATGTTCTATGGATTGTGACTAGCTTGAGCAAATCTTCAAGTAAAGACATTTATTATATGTCTAGCTTATTTATTAAGGACATCATACTGTCTATTATTGAGCCTTTAACTGCTTGTATTAATCAGTGTCTCTTACAGGCCGTTTTTCCTGATGAGCTGAAGGTTGCAAAGACAGTACCAGTCTTCAAGAAGGGAGATAAAACTGACCCATCTAACTATAGTCGTATTAACTTCTATCACGGGTATTTTATATATCTTTTCAAGGTAGTTTTTAATATCATGATTTGTCATTTGAACAGAAGTGATGAATTGTACAACATTTTTTGGTTGCTCAACCGTGGGTTTAACTAATTTCATCCAGAAGTTTGGTAGAAAAACTCGTAGTTGTGGATTGCCTTTTTGATACAGAGGATACCTAAAAAAGTAAGACAAACACTTGATATACGTATGTTAAGAAATTAATACGTAAGTAAcggtataaataaataaatatagttttATTGCCGCTCAACATTACAATAGTTATGGACAAcgtcagaaattattgtttagcaaACATAGTCAACCTATATTATAACATGGAGGGTTAATGTAAGAAACACCAGTCAAAATAACATACACGTAAAATATTACATAGTtataagaaaaaacatgaatACTAGGATGAAATAGTATAAAATAGTTCATCTTAAAgaataattgttgaaattcgaaaaactcTTTCACACTATAAAAAGGATTTCTAATTAACCAGCTATGTAGCctatttctgaataattgaaatggagCTTCTATCCACTCATgtggtaatttattaaacattctCATTCCAACAACTTCATAGCTATCCTGAGATTTAGTCAGCCTACAGAAAGGTATTTCTATATTTCCGTTACTCCTAGTGTTGTGGGAATGTATATTCTCCTTAGCAGATTATTAGGCAagttattatttgtatataGGAGACAAGTAAAAATATACAGGTTTATTACTGTCAGTATACCTATTTGAGCGAATAACGGTTTACAATGAGCCAATCTTTCAGAATTTGTGATtattcttataactttttttgaattatcaatatatctTGAACATGTGGACTATCCCCCAGAGTAAAAGCCCATACGCGATTATACTCTGGAAAAAAGCAAAGTATGCTGATCTGACATAAGACGTGGGGACACAGCCTATCAAATTTCTCAGCAAGTATACCACTCTGGATAATTTGGAAGTAATATATTTAATGTGAGGCTCTCATGAAAGTTGCTGTCAATAAAAACACCTAGAAATTTGACATTACCCAAACGGCTCTCCATAGGTAAACTCTTCAagctaaaaatattttcttgagttttatcCTCATGAGTGAAAAAACCATTGGCTCTGAACCACTTTGAAGCCTCAGACAAACTGTTCTTAGCTTCATTCTGGAGGATTTCGAAATTTGAGCTTACATTAATAAAAGTTGTATCATCCGCATAAATTATAGTATCAGCATTGCTTGTACAGAGTGGCAGATCATTTATCAtcaatatgaacaataatgGACCCAAGACCGATCCCTGCGGAACCCACTTTTTATCTCATTCACTTGAgatttttcctttcctatgCAAACAATTTGTTTTCGGTCACTGAGGAAAGAggcgaaaatgttattgaatttgctaCCAATAATGCCATAATGAACCAGTTTACTCAGAAGCACATCGCGATCACGCAATCGAATCCTTTACTGAGATCGCAAAATGTGGCCAGAGCATATTTTTATCCTCATAAGCACTGAGCACCTTTTTAATCATGGAGTCAATAGCATTGATGGTAGACTTGTTCTTTCTAAATCCAAATTGTACATCTGACAGTATGTCATGTTTACTCAAGTAATCACACAATGAAGATGGATGATAGTTTCTAAAACTTTTGATAGGATCGGTGTGAGAGATATTGGGCGGTAACTTGGTGGACATCTTTCTCACCCTTCTTATAGATGGGCACCACTCTAGATAGTTTTAGCATTTCTGGAAATACCCCTTCTATCaaacatttattaatacaataggtaagaggaattattatacaatttataatttttttgagcATATTACTTGAAAAGTCATAAATATCATTGCTATCGGATTGTGTTGCTATATTACCTATATCCTTGCTATATGTTGGATTGTGACACATGATTGgctataaaaagaaacataatGTTTGGTGTTTAACCGTAAATTTTGCTCTCCTTTTTGttgcaataaataaaataatcactcACCAGTAAGAGAGCAGAATAGCACTCCTTTGACACTGCAGagtaataaaaatacaaattggaGTTTATGGAAAATGCGCAGTaacaaatcaaatgaaaataccTCTTGACCATCTTAGAAGGCAAGGCACTCTTATTTCACGAAAAGAGGCTCCCTTACACTTGGGCCGGAATAGATATGAATGACATGGGGTCTTCCCTCATGGAAATGAGGAAAATCATCACCAAGGATTAGTTATTTCTGGAATAATTACTGAACGATTGCcaatgtttcaaatttaaattcgtatattgtttcaatatttccaAAATGGAACAAGTGTAAAAGACAAAATAgactaaaaaatatataaatgtgAGTTAGGCCTACATCATTCATAAAATTTAATCactaattaaaaaatattatatacttGATATTTAACAATAAAAGTATTCATACTCTGAATCTATCATCTCTCAGGCattaagattttaaaaagtATGATGACATTTTTATAGTGTGAGAGCGGGCCATTCTGTAACCAATTTCTTAACCATCTTGAGgtcaaaaataaattcaaaattggttTCGACGTCAGACCGAGAATAGGGTTGTTGATGGTGGGGCGAATGTTACCGGACGAGTTATCGATCGGGTAAAGCGCGCCAGTGAAATTATGTAGGACACTCTGTATaagataaaacatttttaacaACCCGGTCCCGGTATACGGTACAAATGAGTGAGCAGCTCACCATCTTGTAGACATGATTTTCCAATTCAATAGTAAAGTAAATCAAGTGtgcatatattttattttagttcATAAACAAACAATTAAAAATCCATTAATTATAATCCTATAAAAAGTTGTTTTTATCCATAAATTTTGCACTAAGAACACAACACATATATGAAGAACACAGCTTTTTCAAAATTCTAGGTTATTAGGTAATTATTGACTATCAGCTGTTTCTGAGATTTTCACAGTCTTGCCACCTATTTTTTACTGATATAAAATTAAGTATTCATCTTTTAACATTAATGTTCCTTTTTGATGATATATTTAATttagtttttgtttttaataattatttctgataTTATAGTCATAATTTGATCAAGTTGTACGTGAACTTCCTTGATCTTAACTGACATCATCAAGTTATCAATTACGCCCAACTTCGAAGTTAGTAGGTAACCTGTGATTTCTTCTGCTGTTCTGCATCTTCTGGAAGCTTTTGTGGttaaaataataagattattcataGTTCAAATAGACAATAATATCCATGTCTTCATATTTTTAATAGGTTATCTCCAGTTTTAAAATGCCTGCATATCATTCCAGTTTCACAGAATATACACAATGTGTCGGAAATATGGCTGTTCTTCCCTTACGTACTCAGTGCCGCGGTCCTGCACCTATGACCACACAGGAATATGATATCATCGATGaagcattatattattttaaagcaAATGTTTTCTTCAGAACATACGAAATTAAGAATGAAGCTGATCGTGTTCTTATCTATCTTACTCTATACATTACCGAGTGTTTGAAAAAACTTCAAAAGTGTTCCCAAAAGTTACAGGGGCAGAAAGAATTGCATTCATTAGGCATTTCTAAGTTTGATATTCCTGGTGATGAAAATTATCCTCTCAATTCGGTTTATGCTAAACCTACAAATCCTGGTGACGCTGATTTGATGCGGCAATATTTTCAACAGTTGCGTCTAGAAACCGGCATCAGATTGTGTAAGATTGCTTTTGATCAAAATGATAAGCCATCTAAATGGTGGCTGTGCTTTGCAAAGAAGAAGTTTATGGATAAATCTCTTTCTGGACCTGGACAGTGAATACTATTCCAATTAAGATGTGAAATCTATGAAAACTGTTTCAAGTGAGTTAGTTAGCGTAGGTTTCAAATTGGTAATTCAACATTGATCCAAGTGTTAAcctaataattatgatttttacGTAAATTCCAACTTTcacatttttctacaatttgaTTGCTTATTTTATGACATTAATTGCTTATTGTAATGATTTAACATTTCATATCATATTACTATTGCTCTTATTCAGTTGAAGTATGGAGAATAACAATAAAATCACTACtcataagatattttaaaacgttagttttttcatttagtATACCTTTATTTTAGAAATTAAACGGTAGT
It encodes:
- the LOC111052132 gene encoding 39S ribosomal protein L23, mitochondrial isoform X2 translates to MIDSEYPLYQKGNPQLRVFLPNFWMKLVKPTVEQPKNVVQFITSVQMTNHDIKNYLEKIYKIPVIEVNTTIVSGEFKKQPDHQYVIKDDDYRRALVTLPRGAEFEFPEVFPEEVKEKEDEALAKHRKELRKGYVGFTSKCKKRPGVPGWFGL
- the LOC111052133 gene encoding actin-related protein 2/3 complex subunit 3, whose product is MPAYHSSFTEYTQCVGNMAVLPLRTQCRGPAPMTTQEYDIIDEALYYFKANVFFRTYEIKNEADRVLIYLTLYITECLKKLQKCSQKLQGQKELHSLGISKFDIPGDENYPLNSVYAKPTNPGDADLMRQYFQQLRLETGIRLCKIAFDQNDKPSKWWLCFAKKKFMDKSLSGPGQ
- the LOC111052132 gene encoding 39S ribosomal protein L23, mitochondrial isoform X3, whose amino-acid sequence is MKLVKPTVEQPKNVVQFITSVQMTNHDIKNYLEKIYKIPVIEVNTTIVSGEFKKQPDHQYVIKDDDYRRALVTLPRGAEFEFPEVFPEEVKEKEDEALAKHRKELRKGYVGFTSKCKKRPGVPGWFGL
- the LOC111052132 gene encoding 39S ribosomal protein L23, mitochondrial isoform X1, which encodes MSTRWYPLYQKGNPQLRVFLPNFWMKLVKPTVEQPKNVVQFITSVQMTNHDIKNYLEKIYKIPVIEVNTTIVSGEFKKQPDHQYVIKDDDYRRALVTLPRGAEFEFPEVFPEEVKEKEDEALAKHRKELRKGYVGFTSKCKKRPGVPGWFGL